The genomic window TGTACACATTAAAGTGCCATACGCTAGCACTTTCCGTTGGCACACTCCATTCTTCGGTTTTGCCATTCGCAGTAAAACGAATTATTTGAGTTGTTGGTTTACTTATAACTTCAAAATTAGTGAGTTGATTCCACGCAATACGACGAAGATACTTATCGTCTAATTTAGCTAGATTACCCGAGCCTAAAATGACATTCGGATTAACAATAATAAACTCATTATTAGTGGCAGCAATAATACGCGCAACAACGCCTTGCGCTACATAGAATAATTTAGGTAACAAAAATAGTTTGATTAAATCTTTCCACCAAGGGTCGTATTTCATTGTAAATACATACGTCTTATCAACTGAAAGATTGTGATCTTTAAAATACTTGACGATATCTTCTTCTCGTATACCGCGCAAAGGATTAGTCATAATAAGCACCTCCTCGTGATTCTTGTTTTGTAAATTATCAACATACTAACGTGCAGATTTTATCTACACAAATAAGCGTACCTATTTTTAACGATAGTGCTTTTAGAAAACTTTTAAAAAACTTTTACTATTAGCAGTTTGTATGTTCTCAACAATCAACATTTAAGAATATTTCCGTTTTGGAATTATTTTTAAATAGAGGCGTACTTATGGAGTTATCGTGGCAGATTCTGTTAGATTTGCGATTTTTGCCACGATAACGCAAGAGTCTGATTGATACTAGTTTAGCGGAATAACAACATTGACCAGCCAAGTGTCGTCATCTTTTTGCGCGCTTAAAGATCCACCTAAACGTTCCACAGATTTTTTGTGGAATAGTAGACCTTTGCCAAAAACAAGTCTTTCGCCAAACTTATTCAACGTCGAAATCGAATTCATACACATTATTCTGCATTCGCGCTTATCAACCGTAACGTTCATAGAAAAATCAACGCTAGTATTGCAATGCTTACGAATATTAGTAAGCAGCTCGCTGCACATGCGAATAGCACATTGAGCTTTTTCAGTACTAATAGTTGCAGATGCAGTAAAATCACCACTCCCCGAACTTTTATCATTCACTGTTAGAGAGCCATAGTACCCAAGCTGCTCGCAAATCTTACGTTCAGCCTGTAAGCGTGCGCGAATATTGCATAAGAAATCAGTCAAACTTATGCGATTATTGCTATTAGAACTATAAATAAACTGCGTGCTGGCAATATTTGAATCTAAAGAATCATCATACTTATGCTCAGCTTGTTCAAGTAGATTAATAACAAGTCGCGTTTTAGAAAGCGCATTACGAGAATGCTCAACAATCTGCTCTAGCGACTCTTTTGTATGATCACTTTTCTCGGTATACAAAGCATCAGTCGCAAGCAATGTAATATCCGTAATCTCATTGTTCACATCGTCGTGCAATTGCAATGCAACAGAAGCAATATAAGACTGGAACTCACTGCGCACAATATCCATTTTTGCGCGATTATTTTCCTCCAACATGTTCAAATACTTGCGCAAAGCGTAGCCACAAATCATGGAAATAAGAATAAAACAAGGGAAAGTAAGCGGAATGTACGCAATTTTTGCAAAGTACATAATATTCAGCGAAACTATGTACGCACAAAGCAAATACTTCCACGAATCGTAAAAGCCTGCAACAAACATGCTAGCGATCAATGAAAAAAGAAAGCAAGTTGCATTTACGCCTGGTACTGCTAACGTTACGCAATATAAAATCGGAGTTACGAGGGATATTTGACGAGGAAAAGCAATCAAAAGAAATATTGCGAACATCCAAACGTATTGGCACACAGATTGTAATGGATTATGCCACAAACCAGCTGTATTGCAAGATTGCACATCCATTGACACTACAAGAATCGCCAATATTATGAATAAAGTTCGCTGAATTTTCCAGCTTTTAACCAACTCAATAACGCGCGAAAATGTTTTCATTAACATGCGTTATCCGTTTCTTGCAAAAGATTCGGATGATTCTGCGGCGAATCATTAAAATATTGCATATTGCTATTTTGCTCACGATTTTGCATTGCAGCAAACGCGGATATTGCTTGCACTCGGTTAGAAACATGTAATTTTTTGTAAATTCTATGAATATGCGTGTTAATAGTGTTTGGCATAAGACCAAGTTGAGACGCAATCTGATTCGTTGTGTACCCTTTAGCAAGCAGATCCATAATTTTTAGTTCTTGAGGCGGCAAAACGCTGCGCGATCTTGATTTAGAAAGTCTAATAAAAGATTCTTGCGGAGTAGCAAAATCGTAAGCAACATCTTTAACACATCGGCAGCCATACGCATGCTGATTATCGCAATATTGCAAAGCTTCTGCTAGTCCTTTGAAATTGTCTTTAGCAACCATTGCTTGCCCACCAACTTGCGCAACCATCGAAGCGTAGGATCTACAATCATACGAAGTCATGCCAATTAAAACAATATTGTTGTTTTGTTCACGAATTGCGCGTATTACCTCTACTCCAGACATGTCTTTCATTGACATATCTATCAAAATATAATCCGGAGTAGTTTTTGTTACTTGGCAATATTTCAAAGCTTGCACGCCTGATTTTACGCACCATTTGCACACGTACTCGCTTGGCAAAAGCTTGCTGAGCACGTTTCGCATAACCGCTAAAACTAATGGGTCGTTATCTACTATTGCATACGTTTTTGGCATAATGGCTTTCTTGCAATCACACGCTACTTTTCTTATATTCTACTTTATAAACGCGCGCAAAGTAGGGCAAATCGTGTAGTAATAAATGATTACAAGTAATGCATGTAAGTCAAACTTGGTTATAATAAGTAACAATATGCGACTTTTGGTTGCGTTGAAATTCATCTTTAATAATGATTGCAGCAGGATTATATGACAAAACGACTAATAGTATTGCACTCCGCAGAAGTAGCTGCGATGGCGCTTGCCTCAACAGCTGCTTTTATGCGTAGCTTTGACTTTTTCGCTTTGTGGCTTGTTCTAGGACTTCTTTCTGTTGCATTGTATTCTTATGCATATTTTTTCTTGCGCAAAAGCGTTATTAAAGAAAAAAATGCGTATATAGAAAATAATATATCTAAGCTTAGCTGTGCGGGCACTAACAGCATAAGTAGTGATGTTGAGAATATAGAGAACAGCAAAGATTACATAATTACTCTTGAGCAAGAGCGCAAAAAAGTCGAATCACAAAATAAGCAAATACTCAACAATTACTCGAATAATTTAACAAATATTATTACATGCTTTATTTGTGGGCTTATTCACGTTCCTTGGATTTATTACTACGGAATTGCAAATGGCGTCTTAACATTGGTGATTTTGTGGCGATCAATAAAGCGCCCACAAGGGCACCCTATTGATCAAAGCGATCTTTAAGGATTTAAGGCTTTAAGGATTTAAGCTTATTGTTGATCTTCCATTGAAAGATTTAATCCTTTTGCGGCATTGCGAAAATATTCTATATGGTCGCCATAGCCGTCTGCAATAATAGCGTCTTCTTTTACAACAAAAGAGCCATTTTCTAGCACAATATATTTTGTAAAGACTTCTTCTAATTGCTTAGCTAATTCATCAATTTCATCTTGTGAAAGCTCTTCGCTACTATTTTCCGCAAAGTTATCTTCCTGCTTTTGAATTTGATTAATGCTATTTT from Gardnerella vaginalis ATCC 14018 = JCM 11026 includes these protein-coding regions:
- a CDS encoding sensor histidine kinase, translated to MLMKTFSRVIELVKSWKIQRTLFIILAILVVSMDVQSCNTAGLWHNPLQSVCQYVWMFAIFLLIAFPRQISLVTPILYCVTLAVPGVNATCFLFSLIASMFVAGFYDSWKYLLCAYIVSLNIMYFAKIAYIPLTFPCFILISMICGYALRKYLNMLEENNRAKMDIVRSEFQSYIASVALQLHDDVNNEITDITLLATDALYTEKSDHTKESLEQIVEHSRNALSKTRLVINLLEQAEHKYDDSLDSNIASTQFIYSSNSNNRISLTDFLCNIRARLQAERKICEQLGYYGSLTVNDKSSGSGDFTASATISTEKAQCAIRMCSELLTNIRKHCNTSVDFSMNVTVDKRECRIMCMNSISTLNKFGERLVFGKGLLFHKKSVERLGGSLSAQKDDDTWLVNVVIPLN
- a CDS encoding response regulator transcription factor, whose product is MPKTYAIVDNDPLVLAVMRNVLSKLLPSEYVCKWCVKSGVQALKYCQVTKTTPDYILIDMSMKDMSGVEVIRAIREQNNNIVLIGMTSYDCRSYASMVAQVGGQAMVAKDNFKGLAEALQYCDNQHAYGCRCVKDVAYDFATPQESFIRLSKSRSRSVLPPQELKIMDLLAKGYTTNQIASQLGLMPNTINTHIHRIYKKLHVSNRVQAISAFAAMQNREQNSNMQYFNDSPQNHPNLLQETDNAC